One genomic window of Candidatus Kuenenia stuttgartiensis includes the following:
- a CDS encoding TIGR03960 family B12-binding radical SAM protein, producing the protein MNSLRKYIVENILPKVEMPGQYIGKECNVIVKNHSDVAVKIALAFPDTYSIGMSHAGMQILYGLLNDRKDTVCERAFAPLTDMEALLRAHKKPLFSLETYTPLHEFDILGFSVQYELSYTNILNMLDLSNIPVLSTARGEEDPLVIAGGAIAISPEPLAEFIDVFLVGDGEESLPQFVELFKEMKQQKLSRQEKLFLISTKMRNAYVPSQYDVFYNSDNTIKEIRPKIPGVPSSVRSAAIEDLNAAYHPTKPVIPFVKIIHDRISIEIMRGCTQGCRFCQAGMSKRPTRPRTVENILRLAEESYANTGYNEISLMSLSVSDYPHLEQLMGKMNHVFAPRHVNIAFPSLRVNEQLALLPSMLNTVRKSGLTIALEAAKPSLRRVINKNITNEDFFRGIEEAFRQGWNAVKLYFMIGLPTETDDDIEAIAALAYDVSDVMKKVRGHYGQVNISIAPFIPKAHTPYQWQPMVSMDRIKEIRERLYQRIKRKNIRIKFHKAERSILEGIFARGDRRLGKVIYTAWMHGCKFDAWEEHFQFEKWMDVFHRAGIDWHFYIHRTRETDEILPWEHINCGVVRPFLLQESERSSRKEITQDCRLDRCPECGSCTRSQHFLPYAGKASVQQA; encoded by the coding sequence ATGAATTCTCTTAGAAAATATATCGTAGAAAACATATTGCCAAAGGTAGAAATGCCCGGACAATATATTGGAAAAGAATGCAATGTTATTGTAAAAAACCATTCCGATGTTGCTGTGAAGATAGCCCTGGCGTTCCCGGATACCTACAGCATTGGAATGTCCCATGCGGGGATGCAAATCCTGTATGGATTGCTAAACGACCGCAAAGATACTGTCTGTGAAAGGGCATTTGCACCGTTGACCGACATGGAGGCTCTTTTAAGAGCACATAAGAAACCTTTATTTTCGTTGGAAACATATACGCCGTTACATGAGTTTGATATTTTGGGATTTTCTGTTCAGTACGAGTTGTCATATACGAATATTCTCAATATGCTGGATCTATCGAACATTCCTGTTTTATCCACTGCTCGCGGAGAAGAAGACCCCCTTGTTATAGCGGGTGGCGCAATAGCGATTTCGCCGGAACCATTAGCGGAGTTTATTGATGTTTTTCTTGTTGGCGATGGAGAGGAAAGTTTACCGCAATTTGTTGAATTATTTAAAGAAATGAAACAACAAAAACTTTCCCGGCAGGAAAAACTTTTTCTTATTAGCACAAAAATGAGAAATGCATATGTGCCTTCACAATACGATGTATTTTATAATAGTGACAATACAATAAAAGAAATACGCCCCAAAATCCCCGGCGTACCGTCCTCTGTCCGATCTGCCGCAATTGAGGATTTAAACGCAGCATACCACCCAACGAAACCGGTTATTCCTTTTGTAAAAATAATTCACGACCGTATTAGTATTGAGATCATGCGAGGGTGTACACAGGGTTGCAGGTTTTGCCAGGCGGGGATGAGCAAGCGTCCGACCCGCCCGCGGACGGTTGAGAACATCCTGCGGTTGGCGGAAGAATCTTATGCGAATACAGGGTATAATGAAATATCATTAATGTCCCTTTCGGTGAGCGATTATCCGCATTTAGAGCAACTGATGGGTAAAATGAATCATGTTTTTGCACCAAGGCATGTAAACATTGCGTTTCCTTCTCTCAGGGTGAATGAACAGCTTGCTTTATTGCCTTCCATGTTGAATACGGTACGAAAATCAGGGTTAACGATAGCGTTGGAAGCGGCGAAACCTTCTCTCAGGAGAGTAATAAACAAAAACATTACGAATGAGGATTTTTTCAGAGGCATTGAAGAGGCGTTCAGGCAGGGATGGAATGCGGTAAAGCTGTATTTCATGATAGGTCTTCCCACAGAAACAGATGATGACATTGAGGCAATTGCAGCATTGGCTTATGACGTTTCTGATGTAATGAAAAAGGTGAGAGGCCATTATGGCCAAGTGAATATAAGCATTGCCCCTTTTATCCCGAAGGCCCATACTCCCTACCAGTGGCAGCCGATGGTTTCCATGGATAGGATTAAGGAAATAAGAGAAAGACTCTACCAGAGAATAAAAAGGAAAAACATTCGCATAAAATTTCATAAGGCGGAGCGTAGTATTCTGGAAGGAATCTTTGCCCGTGGAGACAGAAGACTCGGGAAGGTTATTTATACTGCGTGGATGCATGGGTGTAAGTTTGATGCATGGGAAGAGCATTTTCAATTTGAAAAGTGGATGGATGTGTTTCATAGGGCAGGAATAGATTGGCATTTTTACATCCATCGTACCAGAGAAACGGATGAAATCTTGCCGTGGGAACACATAAATTGTGGGGTAGTGAGGCCGTTTCTCCTGCAGGAGTCGGAACGATCATCACGAAAAGAAATAACGCAGGATTGCAGGCTGGACAGGTGCCCTGAATGTGGAAGCTGTACCAGGTCGCAACATTTTTTACCCTACGCTGGCAAAGCCAGTGTTCAGCAAGCATGA
- a CDS encoding CTP synthase, whose translation MTKHIFVTGGVVSSLGKGLNSASIGMLLESRGLKVRLQKFDPYVNVDPGTMSPYEHGEVYVTEDGAETDLDLGHYERFTNAETNKYCNFTTGSIYYSVIMKERNGEYLGKTVQVIPHITNEVIECIKKLDGPDTDVVISEIGGIVGDIESQLFLEAIRQFGQTIGRGNVLYIHLTLVPYLSAADEIKTKPTQHSVGMLRQAGVQPDIIICRTEKHLSEEIKEKISLFCNVDKNAIIEEKDVKPYLYEIPLILMEQGLDKLIIQKLQLKTNNGNIDKWLSILEILRNPKYTTEIAIVGKYIGHQSAYESIYESLIHGGIENNARVKERRIESEDVERFGAEACLKGVNGILAPGGFGARGVEGKVMAIQYARENNIPFFGICLGMQCASIEFARNVCNLADANSTEFDPATPHPVISLLEEQQNITKKGGTMRLGAQACFVEEGTKAYEAYKKAMVSERHRHRYEFNDAYKERFLANGMRFSGHSQEDRLVEIMEIINHPWFVCVQFHPEFKSKPTKAHPLFREFIRATLKK comes from the coding sequence ATGACTAAACATATTTTTGTTACGGGCGGAGTAGTATCGTCACTCGGGAAGGGCTTAAATTCTGCTTCTATAGGGATGTTACTGGAGAGCAGAGGATTAAAGGTGCGATTGCAGAAATTTGATCCGTATGTCAACGTTGATCCGGGAACGATGAGCCCGTATGAACATGGAGAAGTATATGTAACTGAAGATGGCGCGGAAACGGATCTGGACCTCGGGCATTATGAAAGATTTACCAATGCAGAAACAAACAAATACTGTAACTTTACTACAGGGTCTATTTACTATTCCGTTATTATGAAGGAGCGGAATGGCGAATATTTGGGAAAGACGGTGCAGGTCATCCCTCATATTACGAATGAGGTTATAGAATGCATTAAAAAGCTGGATGGACCGGACACTGATGTGGTAATTTCTGAGATTGGCGGCATTGTGGGCGATATCGAAAGCCAGTTGTTTCTTGAAGCAATCAGACAATTCGGGCAAACGATAGGCAGGGGAAACGTACTCTACATTCATTTAACACTTGTGCCATATTTAAGTGCGGCAGACGAAATAAAGACAAAACCTACACAACACAGTGTTGGTATGTTACGGCAGGCTGGTGTGCAGCCGGATATTATTATATGCAGGACAGAGAAACATTTGAGCGAAGAGATAAAAGAAAAGATATCGCTTTTTTGTAATGTTGATAAAAACGCAATTATAGAGGAGAAGGATGTAAAACCATATTTGTATGAAATACCTCTTATACTTATGGAACAGGGGCTGGACAAGTTGATCATACAAAAACTCCAACTGAAAACAAATAATGGGAATATAGATAAGTGGTTATCAATATTAGAGATACTGAGAAATCCGAAGTATACGACAGAAATAGCTATTGTTGGAAAATATATAGGGCATCAATCGGCGTATGAATCTATTTATGAGTCGTTAATACACGGCGGAATAGAAAACAATGCACGAGTAAAAGAACGCAGAATTGAATCTGAGGATGTAGAAAGGTTCGGGGCAGAAGCATGCTTAAAAGGGGTAAATGGAATATTGGCGCCCGGTGGATTTGGTGCGAGGGGTGTTGAGGGAAAAGTAATGGCAATTCAATACGCGAGGGAAAACAACATCCCCTTTTTTGGCATTTGCCTCGGAATGCAGTGCGCCTCTATAGAGTTTGCAAGAAATGTCTGTAATCTTGCCGACGCAAACAGCACCGAATTTGATCCTGCTACCCCGCATCCCGTAATAAGCCTACTCGAAGAACAGCAAAATATAACAAAAAAAGGCGGAACAATGCGATTAGGGGCTCAAGCCTGTTTTGTTGAAGAAGGTACAAAGGCGTATGAAGCATATAAAAAGGCCATGGTTTCCGAAAGGCATCGACATCGATATGAATTCAATGATGCGTATAAAGAGAGATTTTTAGCAAATGGAATGAGATTTAGTGGACATTCACAGGAAGACCGGCTGGTCGAGATCATGGAAATTATAAATCATCCGTGGTTTGTCTGTGTGCAGTTTCATCCGGAATTTAAATCAAAGCCAACAAAAGCACACCCATTGTTTAGAGAATTTATACGGGCAACGTTAAAAAAATGA
- the mreD gene encoding rod shape-determining protein MreD — translation MRWITFFCILLCISLFQSTLMNWINIGTATPDLYFSLVVFYSFFIDVKRNVVTSWFIGISKDLLSEGTLGVNAIFFVAVGFFIWSIRGVLFRGHLVTKILVTFIFSLLYNVLYALHTAISCRSADISSTIWMIFICSSYTAAVTPFLFYLFNKLQPAKNFRSTGE, via the coding sequence ATGCGCTGGATAACCTTTTTTTGCATACTACTATGTATTTCCCTTTTTCAATCAACATTGATGAATTGGATTAATATTGGCACTGCAACGCCCGATCTTTATTTTTCATTAGTGGTTTTTTATTCTTTTTTTATTGATGTGAAACGAAATGTGGTTACGAGCTGGTTTATTGGGATATCAAAAGATTTATTATCTGAAGGCACCTTGGGGGTTAATGCTATTTTTTTTGTTGCAGTCGGTTTTTTTATATGGTCAATAAGGGGAGTGTTATTTCGGGGACATTTAGTGACTAAAATATTGGTCACATTTATTTTTTCTCTTCTCTATAATGTACTCTATGCCTTACATACTGCAATATCCTGCCGGTCTGCAGACATTTCTTCAACGATATGGATGATCTTTATTTGTTCTTCGTACACGGCGGCCGTTACTCCATTTTTGTTTTATCTCTTTAATAAGCTGCAACCTGCCAAAAATTTCAGATCCACGGGAGAATAA
- a CDS encoding rod shape-determining protein — MHPLDFILGFVSTDMGIDLGTANTLVCIPGHGIVLSEPSVVAVKPGTNKVLLNGRAVGIVAKSMLEKAPSSISVIRPLKNGVIADFDITEAMLKYFITKVHKRKWGVRPRILIAIPSGITAVEKRAVVNSAERAGAREVYLVSEPKAAAIGVGLPVGEPEASMVVDIGGGTTEVAVLCLGDIFTHESLRIAGDELDEAIVQYVRKTYNLDIGHRTAEQIKILIGSAYPLEEELKMEVRGRDAIAGLPRATNIGSEEIREALKEPIDKIVHAVKATLEKTAPELASDLLTNGLVLVGGGALIKRLDTLLAEETGLPVRVADDPLTAVAKGTGYLLENLDLFKAVLYDEDLQT, encoded by the coding sequence ATGCATCCGTTAGACTTTATTTTGGGCTTTGTTTCAACAGATATGGGGATTGATCTTGGTACTGCAAACACACTTGTTTGCATACCCGGTCATGGCATTGTATTGTCGGAACCCTCCGTGGTGGCGGTAAAGCCCGGTACAAACAAAGTTCTTTTGAACGGCAGGGCGGTAGGGATTGTCGCAAAATCTATGCTGGAAAAAGCGCCGAGCAGCATTTCCGTTATTCGTCCGCTTAAAAATGGCGTAATTGCGGATTTCGATATTACGGAAGCAATGCTGAAATACTTTATCACAAAGGTTCACAAGCGCAAATGGGGCGTACGGCCAAGGATATTGATTGCGATACCGTCCGGGATCACTGCGGTAGAAAAACGAGCGGTGGTGAATTCGGCGGAAAGGGCCGGAGCACGCGAAGTGTACCTTGTTTCAGAACCAAAGGCCGCCGCAATTGGAGTGGGACTTCCCGTCGGGGAACCGGAAGCAAGTATGGTTGTTGATATAGGGGGAGGCACAACAGAGGTTGCTGTGCTTTGCCTTGGCGATATATTTACTCACGAAAGCCTTAGAATTGCGGGAGACGAGCTGGATGAGGCGATTGTTCAGTATGTGAGGAAGACTTACAACCTTGACATAGGGCATCGAACGGCGGAACAAATAAAGATATTGATAGGGTCTGCCTACCCGCTGGAAGAAGAATTGAAAATGGAAGTTCGCGGAAGGGATGCAATTGCCGGGTTGCCAAGGGCCACGAATATTGGTTCCGAAGAGATCCGTGAGGCGTTAAAAGAACCCATTGATAAGATAGTGCATGCTGTGAAGGCCACCCTGGAAAAAACTGCCCCGGAACTTGCATCCGACTTACTAACCAATGGTTTAGTATTGGTAGGGGGTGGTGCTTTAATTAAAAGGCTGGATACACTGCTGGCGGAAGAAACCGGCCTGCCGGTGAGAGTCGCTGACGATCCCTTAACTGCTGTTGCAAAGGGTACAGGATACCTCCTTGAAAATCTGGATTTATTTAAAGCTGTTTTATATGATGAGGACCTCCAAACCTAA
- the kdsB gene encoding 3-deoxy-manno-octulosonate cytidylyltransferase: MNKHKSVVIIPARYDSSRLQGKLILQEVKDITGRYIIEHVYQNVKSARGIEKVIVATDSRQIFDIVKGFGGVAEMTSGEYHSGTDRISEIAERIDADFIVNVQGDEPEMNGAMVDLVIDVLEKDDNAVMSTLANRIENAEALRDPNCVKVVLDNNGYALYFSRSQIPYVRDNDEQGNGREFLRHLGIYGYRRDFLLKYRNLLPSKLEMAEKLEQLRALSNGYKIKVAITEYVSCGINTKNDLMEFIERHKND, encoded by the coding sequence ATGAATAAGCATAAATCGGTGGTAATAATTCCTGCAAGATATGATTCTTCACGATTACAGGGGAAATTGATTTTACAGGAAGTAAAAGATATTACGGGGAGGTATATAATAGAGCATGTGTATCAAAATGTGAAATCCGCCAGGGGTATTGAAAAGGTAATTGTTGCAACGGACAGCAGGCAGATTTTTGATATCGTAAAGGGTTTTGGGGGTGTGGCAGAAATGACTTCAGGGGAGTATCATTCCGGCACAGATAGGATCTCTGAAATTGCTGAAAGGATAGATGCGGATTTTATCGTAAACGTGCAGGGAGATGAGCCGGAAATGAACGGTGCAATGGTCGATTTAGTTATTGATGTGCTGGAGAAAGATGATAACGCGGTAATGTCAACCCTTGCAAACAGAATAGAAAATGCGGAGGCATTAAGAGATCCAAACTGTGTAAAGGTGGTATTGGATAATAACGGATATGCACTCTACTTTTCCCGTTCTCAAATACCATATGTGCGGGATAATGATGAACAAGGAAATGGCAGAGAATTTTTAAGACACCTTGGAATATATGGATATCGCAGGGACTTTTTGCTGAAGTACCGTAATTTATTGCCATCGAAATTAGAGATGGCGGAAAAACTTGAACAACTTAGGGCGCTTTCAAATGGATATAAAATAAAAGTGGCAATTACTGAGTATGTATCGTGTGGTATAAATACTAAAAATGATTTGATGGAATTTATAGAAAGACATAAAAATGACTAA
- the mrdA gene encoding penicillin-binding protein 2, with protein sequence MYFNRNKHILILFLLCIFCIAGRLFYLQIIETSKYKGISKTRRIRSYPLEAVRGTIFDRQGDVLAIDHHAFDISVKYKKLLYSSIVYGNNTVPRVAELKVHKDTDKSCKECHADMEAWMDNLSRVLNTSRDKLLRDSKKAVMKVEKLKKNMEKKFGKPVLIKEENGYYPVVYDVPIEKAIQIEVEKDTFPEVRVTPRSKRVYPKQEIASHVLGYLGKLTGKEWQEYSKKWDNFVLDSGRSADENPLLLYEGYAKDDLIGRAGVEAKYEEELRGMRGKRFEEIICKNTQIEKIVLERPPVPGNDIYLTIDSKIQAHAEKALGKNRGVIIVMEPWTGEVIAMVNNPRFNPNTLNKDFARLNKDSAKPLLDRAIQGALPPGSIFKAITAITAMNENNIHAHTGYECNGYTNYKNIIFRCWQKSGHGLITIEDALPFSCNVFFFETAKRLEKKLLYDGAKKFGIGEETGIDLLFEKAGNLPEIQTTATAMNFSIGQGALLTTPLQMVRAYAAIANGGTLVQPHVMLKITNKNGETVKTFTHSKEKKINIRPEILNVIRESLHDVVLRGTAQNKGLEVYKAAGKTGTAETGRPGDNHAWFAGYAPHDKPQYVFLVLVEHTSEHGGAIAVPIAKELLSFLYPELAQSS encoded by the coding sequence ATGTACTTTAACCGGAATAAACATATTTTAATACTATTTTTACTCTGTATTTTTTGTATTGCGGGAAGGCTTTTTTATTTGCAGATTATTGAAACCAGTAAATACAAGGGAATATCCAAAACACGCAGAATCAGAAGCTATCCGTTGGAGGCGGTTCGGGGAACCATTTTTGACCGGCAAGGAGATGTTTTGGCGATTGATCACCATGCCTTCGATATCTCGGTAAAATATAAGAAATTACTCTATAGTTCTATCGTATACGGTAACAATACTGTTCCACGGGTTGCGGAGTTAAAGGTGCACAAAGATACAGATAAATCATGCAAGGAATGTCATGCAGACATGGAGGCGTGGATGGATAATTTGTCCCGTGTATTAAATACTTCACGTGATAAATTATTGAGAGATTCCAAAAAGGCGGTTATGAAAGTAGAAAAGTTGAAAAAGAACATGGAGAAAAAATTCGGAAAGCCTGTCCTCATCAAAGAAGAGAACGGATATTATCCTGTCGTTTATGACGTACCGATAGAAAAGGCCATTCAGATTGAGGTTGAAAAGGATACATTCCCGGAAGTGCGTGTTACACCAAGGTCAAAGAGGGTATATCCGAAGCAGGAGATTGCTTCTCATGTACTCGGATATTTGGGAAAACTCACCGGTAAGGAATGGCAGGAATACAGTAAAAAATGGGATAATTTTGTTTTAGATTCCGGTCGTTCAGCAGATGAAAATCCCTTGTTGCTTTATGAAGGATACGCGAAAGACGACCTTATTGGCAGGGCGGGCGTTGAAGCGAAATATGAGGAAGAGTTGCGTGGTATGCGGGGAAAAAGGTTTGAAGAAATTATTTGCAAAAATACTCAAATAGAAAAAATTGTATTGGAAAGGCCGCCCGTTCCGGGTAATGATATTTATTTAACGATTGACAGCAAAATACAGGCGCATGCGGAAAAGGCATTGGGGAAAAACCGTGGCGTAATTATTGTTATGGAACCATGGACGGGAGAAGTAATCGCCATGGTAAATAATCCCCGGTTTAATCCCAACACATTGAATAAGGATTTTGCCCGTCTTAATAAGGATAGTGCAAAACCATTGCTTGACAGGGCGATACAGGGCGCTTTGCCTCCGGGTTCTATTTTTAAAGCAATTACCGCAATAACGGCAATGAATGAAAACAATATACATGCGCATACTGGTTATGAGTGCAATGGCTATACTAATTATAAAAATATCATTTTCCGGTGCTGGCAGAAAAGCGGGCATGGGTTGATAACCATAGAAGATGCCCTTCCCTTTTCGTGCAATGTCTTCTTTTTTGAAACGGCCAAAAGACTCGAGAAAAAATTATTGTACGACGGGGCAAAAAAATTTGGCATAGGCGAGGAAACGGGCATAGATCTTCTGTTCGAAAAAGCTGGAAACCTCCCGGAGATTCAGACAACGGCGACTGCCATGAATTTTTCAATAGGTCAGGGAGCACTGTTAACCACGCCCCTCCAGATGGTTCGGGCGTATGCTGCTATTGCGAATGGCGGTACACTTGTACAGCCGCATGTAATGCTGAAAATAACAAACAAAAATGGGGAAACCGTGAAAACTTTCACTCATAGCAAGGAGAAAAAAATCAATATTCGTCCTGAAATTTTAAACGTTATACGTGAATCCCTCCACGATGTTGTCCTCCGCGGTACGGCGCAAAATAAAGGTTTGGAGGTTTACAAGGCAGCAGGCAAAACCGGGACGGCAGAAACGGGCCGTCCAGGTGATAATCATGCATGGTTTGCCGGCTATGCACCGCACGATAAGCCTCAATACGTTTTTCTCGTACTGGTAGAACATACCTCTGAACATGGCGGTGCAATTGCAGTTCCCATTGCAAAGGAGTTATTATCTTTTTTATATCCGGAATTGGCGCAATCGTCTTAA
- the mreC gene encoding rod shape-determining protein MreC gives MACVMPVRPFQWATCLSSNTASDFFHRIAYIWAENETNTERENEVAELKNKIIELQDTNYKLQDKLSAVSEFHKEQKKTKSHIIPADIIGYDTSIFRRSITINVGIKHGVKDNNVVVAKNALVGVISVAGARTSQVRLITDPASRIPGRILRTRDQVIIEGNASPYCQLKYVPRWTTLKKSDKVVTSDVGSFYIASLPIATVIANETKGGAIFQSVKALPLVNISRIENVLVIKE, from the coding sequence ATGGCATGTGTAATGCCAGTCAGGCCATTTCAGTGGGCGACGTGTTTATCCAGCAATACGGCAAGTGATTTTTTCCATAGAATTGCATATATTTGGGCGGAAAATGAGACAAATACGGAACGGGAAAATGAAGTTGCAGAGCTTAAAAATAAAATTATTGAATTGCAGGATACTAATTACAAATTACAAGATAAATTAAGCGCAGTTTCTGAATTTCATAAAGAACAAAAAAAAACAAAATCTCACATCATTCCGGCCGACATTATTGGATACGATACCTCCATTTTCAGAAGAAGCATCACTATTAACGTCGGCATAAAACATGGCGTTAAAGACAATAATGTTGTAGTGGCAAAAAATGCGCTAGTCGGGGTGATTTCTGTTGCAGGAGCCAGAACCAGTCAGGTTCGGTTGATTACCGATCCCGCATCACGTATTCCGGGAAGAATACTCCGGACAAGGGACCAGGTTATAATAGAAGGTAATGCATCTCCTTATTGTCAGTTAAAATATGTGCCGCGGTGGACGACGTTAAAAAAATCGGATAAAGTCGTAACTTCTGACGTAGGATCATTTTATATAGCATCCCTGCCAATTGCTACAGTGATAGCGAATGAGACGAAAGGCGGCGCTATTTTTCAAAGCGTAAAAGCATTGCCCCTGGTAAATATATCAAGGATTGAAAATGTTTTGGTAATAAAGGAGTAG
- the rodA gene encoding rod shape-determining protein RodA, translating into MIGDIRTKNFDWIIFPVICILLIIGVFFILSASNEKFVMKQFVWIGMGFIFFFILLSFDYLLFAYYSYIIYVCVLCLLVLLLILGDSVKGTRRWFSIGSFSIQPAEFMKITLILALARFLRYKKYGLGLCDVGIAILLTIIPMALIIKQPDLGTALILVPVLIAMLYVAGIRIFYLISMFCMSLAVSPLLWFFVMHPYQKMRILGVLWPEKTSDWGAGYHRLQSLIAVGSGGLLGAGWGNGSQNRLKFLPERHTDFIFAVIAEEWGFLRACFILFLYVVFFMCGLGIARNTREPFGRLVVVGVFTMFATQVVVNIAMNLGIAPIVGMTLPFISYGGSSMLASFIALSIVFNVKSRSKIDLASE; encoded by the coding sequence ATGATTGGTGATATCAGGACAAAAAATTTTGATTGGATTATTTTCCCGGTAATATGCATTCTGCTGATAATTGGGGTGTTTTTTATTTTAAGCGCATCAAATGAAAAATTTGTAATGAAGCAATTTGTATGGATTGGGATGGGATTTATATTTTTTTTCATTCTTCTTTCTTTTGATTATTTATTGTTTGCGTATTATTCCTACATCATTTATGTCTGCGTACTTTGTCTTCTGGTTTTGTTGTTGATTCTTGGAGATTCTGTAAAAGGAACACGCCGATGGTTTTCGATAGGTTCCTTTTCGATACAACCGGCGGAGTTTATGAAAATAACCTTAATTCTTGCGCTTGCGAGATTTCTAAGGTATAAAAAATACGGGCTCGGGTTGTGTGATGTCGGGATTGCAATTCTTTTAACTATAATTCCCATGGCCCTTATCATAAAACAACCTGATTTAGGTACAGCACTTATATTGGTTCCGGTATTAATCGCCATGTTGTATGTTGCCGGGATTCGTATTTTTTACCTCATATCAATGTTTTGTATGTCGCTTGCCGTCTCTCCACTTCTTTGGTTTTTTGTGATGCACCCCTATCAGAAGATGAGGATTCTTGGCGTTCTTTGGCCTGAAAAGACGTCAGATTGGGGCGCAGGGTATCATCGGCTTCAATCCCTTATTGCTGTCGGTTCAGGGGGGTTGCTGGGAGCAGGATGGGGAAATGGCTCTCAAAACAGACTGAAATTTCTCCCCGAAAGGCATACGGATTTTATTTTTGCCGTTATTGCTGAAGAGTGGGGGTTTTTGAGGGCGTGTTTTATTTTATTTCTTTATGTGGTTTTTTTTATGTGCGGGCTCGGCATTGCCAGGAATACCAGGGAGCCATTCGGGCGCCTTGTTGTTGTTGGAGTGTTCACCATGTTTGCGACACAGGTTGTCGTTAATATCGCGATGAATTTAGGGATAGCTCCGATTGTTGGGATGACACTGCCGTTTATTAGCTATGGAGGATCTTCAATGCTTGCCTCTTTTATTGCCCTCTCTATTGTGTTTAATGTAAAAAGCCGTTCAAAGATCGATCTTGCCTCTGAATAA